A section of the Cervus canadensis isolate Bull #8, Minnesota chromosome 8, ASM1932006v1, whole genome shotgun sequence genome encodes:
- the LOC122446274 gene encoding collectin-46 yields the protein MLLLPLSVLLLLTQPWRSLGAEMEIYSRKTLANACTLVVCSPPEGGLPGRDGQDGREGPQGEKGDPGSPGPAGQAGRPGPAGPIGLKGDNGSAGEPGPKGDPGPPGPPGMPGPAGREGPSGKQGSMGPPGTPGSKGETGPKGGVGAPGMQGSPGPEGLKGERGAPGEPGAAGRAGAAGPAGAIGPQGPSGARGPPGLKGDRGTPGERGEKGESGLTEVKAVRQQVAVLEGHLRRLQNAFSQYKKAVLFPDGLAVGEKIFKTAGAVKSYSDAQQVCREARGQLASPRSAAENEAVAQLVRAKNNDAFLSMNDISTEGRFTYPTGESLVYSNWANGEPNNNNAGQPENCVQIYSEGKWNDVPCSTELLVICEF from the exons ATGCTTCTCCTCCCGCTCTCCGTGCTGCTTCTGCTCACACAGCCCTGGAGATCCCTGGGAGCAGAAATGGAGATCTATTCCCGGAAAACACTGGCCAACGCCTGTACCCTGGTTGTGTGTAGCCCCCCAGAGGGTGGCTTGCCTGGTCGTGATGGACAAGATGGGAGAGAAGGTCcccagggagagaagggggatcCAG GTTCACCAGGACCTGCAGGACAAGCAGGGAGGCCAGGACCAGCTGGCCCCATTGGGCTGAAAGGGGACAATGGCTCTGCTGGAGAACCCGGACCAAAGGGAGACCCTGGACCACCTG GGCCTCCAGGCATGCCTGGCCCGGCTGGGAGAGAGGGCCCCTCAGGGAAGCAGGGGAGCATGGGACCTCCGGGCACACCAGGCTCCAAAGGAGAGACTGGGCCCAAAG GAGGAGTGGGTGCCCCAGGCATGCAGGGCTCCCCAGGCCCCGAAGGTCTCAAGGGAGAGAGAGGTGCCCCTGGTGAGCCCGGAGCCGCTGGACGTGCTGGGGCGGCAG GGCCTGCTGGAGCCATAGGTCCACAGGGGCCTTCAGGTGCCAGGGGCCCCCCAGGACTGAAGGGAGACAGAGGTACTcctggagaaagaggagaaaagggtgagAGTGGGCTTACAG AGGTCAAGGCTGTCAGGCAGCAGGTGGCAGTCTTAGAGGGACACCTGCGACGCCTCCAAAATGCCTTCTCTCAGTATAAGAAAG CGGTGCTCTTCCCTGATGGCCTGGCTGTCGGGGAGAAGATCTTCAAGACGGCAGGTGCTGTAAAATCATATTCGGATGCCCAGCAGGTCTGCAGAGAGGCTAGGGGACAGCTGGCCTCGCCACGCTCTGCAGCCGAGAATGAGGCCGTGGCACAGCTGGTCAGAGCCAAGAATAATGATGCTTTCCTGAGCATGAATGACATCTCCACGGAGGGCAGGTTCACCTACCCCACTGGGGAGTCACTGGTCTATTCCAACTGGGCCAATGGGGAGCCCAACAACAATAATGCTGGCCAACCAGAGAACTGTGTGCAGATCTATAGTGAGGGCAAGTGGAATGACGTACCCTGCAGTACGGAACTCCTCGTGATCTGCGAGTTTTGA